One Opitutus sp. ER46 genomic region harbors:
- a CDS encoding TonB-dependent receptor, whose protein sequence is MKFTRYLALSASLLVATPLLCAADETTSAAPATPAVITTGVITGAVLNPISKEYVRNAEVQVEGAGLSAITEADGTYRLMGVPAGTVTLVVTYTGYTPARATVNVTAESIVTQNFDLGEPLGGRSAKSETIVLGEFVVSGEREGNSKAIMSQRRAMDITNSIASDVFGDVAEGNVGEFLKNLAGVDLETVEGDVRTVRLRGLAADYTGVTVDGVTLASADANGASTGGSRAFTFEQVSLNSMDSIEVFKTTSADMDANAPAGTINLKSKRAFDRQGRRITWQTQVNMNSTDMTLSRTDGPDNGKHRKVRPGGILEYSDVFLNKRLGIVLNISESNTYNVSARSTMAYNYAATATDPRPVVPYSMAQTIGPKFKENFSTTLTVDYKLSPTLNFGVTMMYNYTDQWFNLRTATLYTATSSAATRTTANVVKGDDSLYGFTTTTTGSRLNMAANGISKPGEVWTYIPRFQYKIGKLTIEGRFAYSDARSWYDPLGREGAIFGTGSMAVSGMFAATRSSYSKTDWKFRQLSGNGWDTGASYSTPTLSINDGRSSRSKVGSGEITGSFSVGSKPVIAIKTGIKAKRETRDFKYERAAYSYTYEGPGSGVGAWKDYRLPYAMDFSLLESAVISTSGAEAYVPDIQKIGALFLEHPEYFSRAKTDTGANYYSAFVENRRHYEEAIDSAYAMATTTLWRKLTLRAGLRWEGTEGDSREFDARTPDEVKAAGYKLDSSGIATTVDGVKYQYMSKPQTHRKREYDNFFPSASAKYKFLPNLDLQLAYSKTIRRPSYADMAGVLVIDEDSTLVTAPNPYLKPETSDNLSARLAYYFEPVGQFAVNLYQNRVKNLLVNADDVTAEEYGYTGPLDLSGYRFSSTVNRGGTTKLNGMELEYSQSLSFLPGPLSGLNVRGTYTRSESSITNPNMAPHAASGGLNYTFRRVNLYVNTVWTDDTPTSSTGLRYRKHRASVDAGGSVRLTQKTKLFFSARNIFNEPFITLEEYPNCPAVAVNYAKFGTFWTFGVKGTF, encoded by the coding sequence ATGAAGTTCACCCGATACCTTGCCCTCAGCGCCAGCCTCCTCGTCGCCACCCCGCTGCTCTGTGCCGCGGATGAGACCACGTCCGCCGCGCCGGCCACTCCGGCCGTGATCACGACCGGTGTCATCACCGGTGCGGTCCTAAACCCGATCTCCAAGGAATATGTCCGCAATGCCGAGGTGCAGGTCGAGGGCGCGGGGCTCTCGGCGATCACCGAGGCGGATGGCACCTACCGCCTGATGGGGGTGCCCGCCGGGACGGTGACGCTCGTGGTCACCTACACGGGCTACACGCCCGCGCGGGCGACGGTGAATGTGACCGCCGAATCGATCGTCACGCAGAATTTTGACCTGGGCGAACCGCTGGGCGGTCGCAGCGCCAAGAGCGAGACCATCGTGCTGGGCGAGTTCGTCGTGTCGGGCGAGCGTGAGGGCAACTCGAAGGCCATCATGAGCCAGCGCCGCGCGATGGATATCACCAACAGCATCGCGTCCGACGTGTTCGGCGACGTCGCCGAAGGCAACGTGGGCGAGTTCCTCAAGAACCTCGCCGGCGTCGATCTCGAGACCGTCGAAGGCGATGTGCGCACCGTGCGCCTCCGCGGCCTCGCGGCGGACTACACCGGCGTGACGGTCGACGGCGTGACCCTGGCCAGCGCCGATGCGAATGGCGCCTCCACGGGCGGCTCCCGCGCGTTCACTTTCGAGCAGGTTTCGTTGAACAGCATGGATTCGATCGAGGTGTTCAAGACCACCAGCGCCGACATGGATGCCAACGCGCCGGCCGGCACGATCAACCTGAAGTCCAAGCGCGCCTTTGACCGGCAGGGCCGGCGGATCACCTGGCAGACGCAGGTGAACATGAACTCGACCGACATGACGCTCTCTCGGACCGACGGCCCGGACAACGGCAAGCACCGGAAAGTGCGGCCGGGTGGCATCCTCGAGTACTCGGACGTGTTCCTGAACAAGCGTCTCGGCATCGTCCTCAACATCAGCGAGTCGAATACGTACAACGTGAGCGCGCGCTCGACGATGGCCTACAACTACGCCGCCACCGCGACCGATCCCCGCCCCGTGGTGCCGTACTCGATGGCCCAGACGATCGGACCGAAGTTCAAGGAGAACTTCAGCACGACTCTGACCGTCGATTACAAGCTGTCCCCGACCCTGAACTTCGGGGTGACGATGATGTACAACTACACCGACCAGTGGTTCAACCTGCGGACGGCTACGCTGTACACCGCCACGAGCTCGGCGGCCACCCGCACCACCGCGAACGTGGTCAAGGGCGACGATTCGCTCTACGGGTTTACCACGACCACGACCGGCTCGCGGCTGAACATGGCCGCCAACGGCATTTCGAAACCGGGCGAGGTTTGGACCTACATCCCGCGTTTTCAGTACAAGATCGGAAAACTGACCATCGAGGGCCGCTTTGCCTATTCCGATGCGCGCAGCTGGTACGACCCGCTGGGCCGCGAGGGGGCGATCTTCGGCACCGGATCGATGGCGGTCTCCGGGATGTTCGCCGCAACGCGCAGCAGCTACAGCAAAACGGACTGGAAATTCCGGCAGCTGAGCGGCAACGGCTGGGACACGGGTGCGAGCTACTCGACGCCCACGCTCTCCATCAATGACGGTCGCTCCTCGCGGTCCAAGGTGGGCAGCGGCGAGATCACGGGCTCGTTCTCTGTGGGCAGCAAGCCGGTGATCGCGATCAAGACCGGCATCAAGGCCAAGCGGGAGACCCGCGACTTCAAGTACGAGCGCGCGGCGTACTCCTACACCTACGAAGGGCCGGGCAGCGGTGTCGGCGCCTGGAAGGATTACCGGCTGCCCTACGCGATGGATTTCAGTCTCCTCGAGTCAGCGGTGATTTCGACCTCAGGGGCGGAGGCGTACGTGCCCGACATCCAGAAGATCGGGGCGCTGTTCCTGGAACACCCTGAGTACTTTTCTCGGGCGAAGACGGACACGGGTGCGAACTACTATTCGGCGTTCGTCGAGAACCGGCGCCATTACGAGGAGGCCATCGATTCGGCGTACGCGATGGCGACGACGACGCTGTGGCGAAAGCTGACGCTCCGCGCCGGATTGCGCTGGGAGGGGACCGAAGGCGATTCGCGCGAGTTCGACGCCCGGACTCCGGACGAGGTTAAGGCGGCTGGCTACAAGCTGGATAGCTCGGGTATCGCGACGACGGTCGACGGCGTGAAGTACCAGTACATGTCCAAGCCGCAGACCCATCGTAAGCGCGAATACGACAACTTCTTCCCGAGTGCGTCGGCGAAGTACAAGTTTCTGCCGAACCTCGACCTGCAACTGGCGTACAGCAAAACCATCCGCCGTCCGAGTTACGCCGATATGGCTGGCGTGCTGGTGATCGATGAAGACTCCACGCTCGTTACGGCGCCCAATCCTTACCTGAAGCCGGAGACGTCGGACAATTTGTCCGCTCGCCTCGCGTACTATTTCGAGCCGGTTGGCCAATTCGCGGTGAACCTCTACCAGAACCGGGTGAAGAACCTGCTGGTGAATGCGGACGACGTCACCGCGGAGGAATACGGGTACACCGGTCCACTGGATCTCAGCGGCTATCGATTCAGCAGCACCGTAAACCGGGGCGGCACGACCAAGCTGAACGGCATGGAGCTCGAATACAGCCAGAGTCTCTCGTTTTTGCCTGGTCCCCTCTCGGGGCTGAACGTGCGCGGGACGTACACCCGCAGTGAATCCAGTATCACCAATCCCAACATGGCGCCGCATGCGGCGAGTGGGGGCCTGAACTACACCTTCCGTCGCGTGAACCTCTACGTGAACACCGTGTGGACCGACGACACGCCGACCAGCAGCACCGGTCTCCGTTACCGCAAGCACCGCGCCAGTGTGGATGCGGGCGGCAGCGTGCGGCTCACGCAGAAGACCAAGCTGTTCTTCTCCGCGCGTAACATCTTCAACGAGCCGTTCATCACGCTGGAGGAGTATCCGAACTGCCCGGCAGTCGCGGTCAACTACGCGAAGTTCGGCACGTTCTGGACGTTTGGCGTCAAAGGCACGTTCTAA